From the genome of Verrucomicrobiia bacterium, one region includes:
- a CDS encoding PmoA family protein: MKLVQCQFSRGAKAESTARGRWLGVALVWGLVGVGSISAAGFRLADVTDKSLGVWEGDQPVLVYNYGLISRTNVPDDRARSSYVHPLYGLDGEVLTDDFPKDHYHHRGLFWAWPYVKIDGQEYDLWLLQGIRHQFDHWLKRETSAAAAICAVENHWLVGDRNVLTEQVWLRVLPATAEGRAIDVELTLTPTTAPVTLRGAEEKSYGGLTLRFAPHEGDPVITVPSGRTKEDLTMARLPWADLSTQIAGAKNPSGATIFIAPTHPGFPPEWLTRHYGVLCVGWPGVKEQTLAPGKTVRCRYRVWIHRGVPTLSQLEMQYATFTQAISNAPPLSVSDGQNGRH, encoded by the coding sequence ATGAAACTTGTGCAGTGCCAGTTCAGTCGCGGGGCCAAAGCCGAATCAACGGCCAGGGGCCGATGGCTGGGCGTGGCGCTCGTGTGGGGGCTGGTTGGCGTAGGTTCAATCTCGGCGGCTGGCTTCCGGTTGGCCGACGTCACCGATAAATCTCTCGGCGTGTGGGAAGGTGATCAACCGGTGTTGGTTTACAATTACGGCCTCATCAGCCGCACCAACGTGCCGGATGATCGGGCGCGCAGCAGTTACGTGCATCCACTTTACGGACTGGATGGCGAGGTGTTGACGGATGATTTCCCCAAGGATCATTACCATCACCGCGGTCTGTTCTGGGCCTGGCCGTATGTGAAAATTGACGGTCAGGAATACGATCTGTGGCTGCTCCAGGGAATCCGCCACCAATTTGATCATTGGTTGAAACGCGAAACCTCCGCTGCCGCCGCCATTTGCGCCGTGGAAAATCATTGGTTGGTCGGCGACCGCAACGTGCTGACGGAGCAGGTCTGGCTTCGCGTACTGCCCGCCACGGCGGAAGGCCGCGCCATTGACGTGGAACTGACGCTGACGCCGACCACGGCGCCGGTGACTTTGCGAGGCGCGGAAGAGAAGAGCTACGGTGGATTAACTTTGCGCTTTGCTCCGCATGAGGGCGATCCGGTGATCACCGTGCCGTCCGGACGAACCAAGGAGGACCTGACGATGGCCCGGTTGCCGTGGGCGGATTTATCCACGCAGATTGCCGGAGCAAAAAATCCCAGTGGCGCGACAATTTTTATCGCGCCGACGCATCCCGGTTTTCCGCCCGAATGGTTGACCCGGCACTACGGGGTGTTGTGCGTTGGTTGGCCGGGAGTGAAAGAGCAAACGCTGGCGCCGGGCAAAACGGTGCGTTGCCGTTATCGCGTTTGGATTCATCGCGGCGTCCCGACGCTATCACAATTGGAAATGCAATACGCCACCTTCACCCAGGCCATTTCCAATGCGCCGCCGCTTTCCGTGAGCGACGGCCAAAACGGACGACATTGA